Proteins encoded by one window of Bacteroidota bacterium:
- a CDS encoding lamin tail domain-containing protein, with protein MKNIILLGTLLILTRIGSAQFSENFDDGDFVGWAGDDTAFIIDALFQLQLDGNCEDGGTNYLSAAASTFDTATWEFFIDLGFDPSASNYTRFYLQSDNPDLAASLNGYYIRIGEDGTDDAVKLYRQEGFTHTLLLTGILAEVAVAPKVRIKVIRTTENEWQLFVDATGGFTFVNEGSVVDDIIIGGDYIGWFCKYTSTRCDDFFLDDITVSPLYFDDDPPVISILSVVTSTQIELDFNENIELLSAEDESNYTIDGGVGNPIDATRGPTDFSKVLLTFITDFPEAILLTLTASNIADEEGNILTSDSKSFIIYTVNQYDIVMNEIFADPEPHLELPTAEYIELYNTTDIDIDLTGFTISDATSESDPFPSFILAANDYVIVIDENVVDSFAGFTDLLLIPSLPSLNNDGDELVLKDASGNLIHSISYELDWHDNAIKEDGGWSLEMIDPSNPCQGDANWTASEDVSGGTPGEINSVFGENADDVPPMLVGAYPSSLDTVIAFFDEDIDLNSADITDFILSNGIGSPLSLILDINNPDFIGMVFGSPLNLGVVYTLTAENLTDCSGNNIGTFNVVELGIPEPVDSGDIVINEILFNAYTDGFDFVELYNTSNKIIDLSKIIIAEMSIVDTLEVLEFGYASKSGKLFFPQTYMCVTPNIENVTSTYHVIDTGNFVSSSDLPSFADNEGIAVIYDPFLNEIDRLHFYDDWQYALLTDDDGVSLERVNYKFETQNEDNWHSAAEDVYYATPGYQNSVFGNVVGGGDIVLEYNVFSPDGDGYHDLLLISYTTAGEGYSGMFKIFDAQEE; from the coding sequence ATGAAAAACATAATCCTTTTAGGCACACTGCTGATTCTGACGCGAATCGGTTCCGCTCAATTTTCTGAAAATTTTGACGATGGTGATTTTGTTGGCTGGGCCGGTGATGATACGGCCTTTATTATAGATGCTTTATTTCAATTACAATTGGATGGTAATTGTGAGGATGGTGGAACAAATTATTTATCTGCTGCAGCATCCACCTTCGATACTGCAACCTGGGAATTTTTTATCGACCTTGGTTTTGATCCTTCTGCGAGTAATTACACCAGATTTTATTTGCAAAGTGATAACCCCGATCTCGCTGCTTCTTTAAATGGATATTATATACGGATTGGGGAGGATGGAACTGATGATGCTGTTAAATTATATCGACAAGAAGGATTTACTCATACCTTACTTTTAACTGGAATATTGGCAGAAGTTGCTGTCGCTCCCAAGGTGCGTATTAAAGTTATTCGCACAACAGAAAACGAATGGCAATTATTTGTTGATGCAACAGGTGGATTCACTTTTGTAAATGAAGGGTCTGTTGTTGATGATATAATTATAGGCGGAGATTATATCGGTTGGTTTTGTAAATATACCTCCACCCGTTGCGATGATTTTTTTCTCGATGATATTACAGTTTCACCATTGTATTTTGATGACGACCCTCCGGTTATTTCCATATTATCAGTAGTAACATCCACACAAATTGAACTCGATTTTAATGAAAATATCGAATTGCTTTCCGCAGAAGATGAAAGTAATTATACTATAGATGGCGGTGTTGGAAATCCCATTGACGCAACCAGAGGTCCTACAGATTTTTCGAAGGTATTGCTCACCTTTATTACAGATTTTCCGGAAGCAATTTTATTGACTTTAACTGCAAGTAATATTGCAGATGAAGAAGGTAATATTTTAACGAGTGATTCCAAATCATTTATCATTTATACTGTTAACCAGTATGATATTGTTATGAATGAAATTTTTGCCGATCCCGAACCTCATTTGGAATTACCTACTGCAGAATATATTGAATTATATAATACCACCGATATTGATATTGATCTCACGGGATTTACAATTTCGGATGCAACTTCTGAAAGCGATCCATTTCCTTCTTTTATTTTGGCTGCTAACGATTATGTAATTGTAATAGATGAAAATGTTGTGGATTCTTTTGCAGGATTTACAGATCTGTTATTGATTCCAAGTTTACCATCACTTAATAATGATGGTGATGAACTTGTATTAAAAGATGCATCCGGAAATTTAATTCATAGTATTTCGTATGAACTCGATTGGCATGACAATGCAATTAAAGAAGACGGGGGCTGGAGTTTGGAAATGATAGATCCTTCCAATCCTTGTCAGGGTGATGCCAACTGGACAGCATCAGAAGATGTTTCCGGTGGAACACCCGGGGAAATTAATTCTGTTTTTGGTGAAAATGCCGATGATGTTCCGCCGATGTTGGTAGGCGCATATCCTTCGTCACTGGATACTGTTATCGCTTTTTTTGATGAAGATATCGATTTAAATTCTGCTGATATTACTGATTTTATTTTATCCAATGGAATAGGTTCACCACTTAGTTTAATATTGGATATTAATAATCCCGATTTTATAGGAATGGTTTTTGGAAGTCCCCTGAACCTTGGTGTAGTTTATACACTAACTGCAGAAAATCTAACAGATTGTTCCGGTAATAATATTGGGACATTTAATGTTGTTGAATTGGGAATTCCCGAACCCGTAGATTCCGGCGACATTGTAATTAACGAAATCTTATTTAATGCTTATACTGATGGTTTTGATTTTGTCGAGTTATATAATACCTCCAATAAAATAATAGATCTTTCTAAAATTATTATTGCAGAAATGAGTATTGTAGATACATTGGAGGTACTAGAATTTGGTTATGCCAGCAAATCAGGAAAATTATTTTTTCCGCAAACCTATATGTGTGTTACACCTAATATTGAAAATGTTACCAGTACTTATCACGTTATTGACACAGGAAATTTTGTATCTTCCTCAGACTTACCTTCGTTTGCCGACAATGAAGGAATTGCAGTTATTTATGATCCCTTTTTAAATGAAATAGACAGATTGCATTTTTACGACGACTGGCAATATGCCTTGCTTACAGATGATGATGGCGTGTCGCTGGAACGAGTGAATTACAAGTTTGAAACACAGAATGAAGATAACTGGCACAGTGCTGCAGAAGATGTTTATTATGCAACTCCGGGATATCAGAATTCTGTTTTTGGAAATGTGGTTGGTGGAGGAGATATAGTTTTGGAATACAATGTATTTTCAC
- the asd gene encoding aspartate-semialdehyde dehydrogenase — translation MKIAVVGATGLVGQMMRRILEERNFPVTELIPVATERSVGKKIKFKGEDITVVSMEEALKMEPQIALFSAGGNTSLEWAPEFEKIKCWVIDNSSAWRMNDSCALVVPEINAEHILQLKSGIIANPNCSTIQMVMVLNPLHKKYKIKRIVVSTYQSVSGSGAKGIMQLYNERTSGCRMVENSAYKYQIDKNVIPQVDVFLDNGFTKEEMKMHHETRKILGDDTIQVSATAVRVPVSGGHSESVNIEFENDFDIKEIFEILNNTEGVILQDDLSDQIYPMPLDAEGKDEVFVGRIRRDYTQKNTLNCWIVADNLRKGAATNAVQIAEWLVKQGLVKKGM, via the coding sequence TTGAAAATCGCAGTTGTAGGCGCAACCGGACTTGTAGGTCAGATGATGCGCAGAATTTTGGAGGAAAGAAATTTTCCCGTTACGGAATTGATACCGGTTGCCACGGAGCGTTCGGTGGGTAAAAAAATTAAGTTTAAGGGGGAGGACATTACAGTTGTAAGTATGGAAGAAGCACTTAAAATGGAGCCTCAAATTGCTTTGTTTAGTGCCGGTGGAAATACATCTTTGGAATGGGCGCCGGAATTTGAAAAAATAAAATGTTGGGTAATTGATAATTCGAGTGCATGGAGAATGAATGATTCATGTGCGCTTGTAGTTCCCGAAATAAATGCCGAACATATATTGCAATTAAAAAGTGGAATAATTGCAAATCCGAATTGTTCCACTATTCAAATGGTGATGGTATTAAATCCATTGCATAAAAAATATAAAATAAAACGTATTGTTGTCTCCACTTATCAATCTGTTTCCGGGAGCGGGGCAAAAGGCATTATGCAATTATACAACGAACGCACAAGCGGTTGTCGCATGGTGGAAAATTCTGCCTATAAATATCAGATAGATAAAAATGTAATTCCGCAGGTGGATGTTTTTTTGGATAATGGATTTACCAAAGAAGAAATGAAAATGCATCACGAAACCAGAAAAATTTTGGGTGATGATACCATTCAGGTTTCCGCAACTGCAGTTCGTGTCCCTGTAAGTGGAGGACACAGCGAAAGTGTGAACATTGAATTTGAAAATGATTTTGATATCAAAGAAATATTTGAAATTTTAAACAATACCGAAGGCGTAATTCTTCAGGATGATCTCAGTGATCAAATATATCCTATGCCTTTAGATGCAGAGGGAAAAGATGAAGTGTTTGTTGGGAGAATACGACGCGACTACACACAAAAAAACACGCTCAATTGCTGGATAGTTGCCGATAATTTAAGAAAAGGCGCTGCGACCAATGCCGTTCAGATCGCCGAATGGTTGGTGAAGCAAGGGCTGGTGAAAAAAGGGATGTAG
- a CDS encoding YdcF family protein produces the protein MKNPLKKPLIKKLLLWGTACFVAGILFTLFISYFMSKTAEDKIYSDVNKIPAKDVAVVLGTSRYMVNGYQNQYFTYRIKAASELYHAGKVKKILVSGDNSVSNYNEPLEMFSALIEMGVNPEDIVLDFAGFRTFDSMVRAKEVFGLNNFIVVSQEFHCERAIYIANAKDINVTAYTARDPYTSTKTNLREYPARVSAFLDCYIIKTKPHFLGEKLM, from the coding sequence ATGAAAAACCCTCTCAAAAAACCCCTTATCAAAAAACTCCTCCTCTGGGGCACTGCTTGTTTTGTTGCGGGAATACTTTTTACTTTATTTATAAGTTATTTTATGAGTAAAACAGCAGAGGACAAAATTTACAGTGATGTAAATAAAATTCCTGCAAAAGATGTTGCCGTAGTTTTGGGAACATCGAGATATATGGTGAACGGATATCAAAATCAGTATTTTACTTATCGCATAAAAGCAGCTTCGGAATTATATCACGCAGGAAAAGTAAAAAAGATCTTAGTGAGCGGAGATAACAGTGTTTCCAATTACAACGAACCATTGGAAATGTTTAGTGCATTAATTGAAATGGGTGTGAATCCCGAGGATATTGTTTTAGATTTTGCCGGATTCAGAACTTTTGATTCCATGGTGCGCGCAAAAGAAGTTTTCGGATTAAATAATTTTATTGTGGTATCGCAGGAGTTTCATTGTGAACGTGCTATTTATATTGCAAATGCAAAAGATATTAATGTTACTGCATACACCGCAAGAGATCCTTACACTTCCACCAAAACCAATCTGAGAGAGTATCCTGCACGGGTTAGCGCGTTTCTGGATTGTTATATCATCAAAACAAAACCACATTTTCTCGGTGAAAAATTGATGTAA
- a CDS encoding DUF2147 domain-containing protein → MKKFIGLICILMITSSMHAQTWTDACVGGWINGDGDGKIVIYKEGDKYYGKITWLREPNEEDGTPKVDDENPDKSKQKQPIMGLVILKNFTFEEGFWKNGSIYDPKNGRTYDCEMWLDGKDKLKIRGYWGIVYRTETWTKAK, encoded by the coding sequence ATGAAAAAGTTTATCGGTCTTATTTGTATTTTAATGATCACCTCGTCAATGCATGCTCAAACCTGGACTGACGCGTGTGTTGGTGGTTGGATAAACGGAGATGGCGACGGGAAAATAGTGATCTATAAAGAAGGTGATAAATACTACGGGAAAATTACCTGGTTGCGCGAACCCAATGAGGAGGATGGAACTCCAAAGGTTGATGATGAAAATCCCGACAAATCGAAACAGAAACAACCTATCATGGGCCTGGTAATTCTAAAGAATTTCACTTTTGAAGAAGGTTTCTGGAAGAACGGCAGCATCTACGATCCCAAGAACGGCAGAACTTATGATTGCGAAATGTGGTTGGATGGTAAAGACAAGTTAAAAATTCGCGGTTACTGGGGTATTGTTTACCGAACCGAAACCTGGACCAAAGCAAAATAA
- a CDS encoding DUF2147 domain-containing protein: protein MKLFITSLFFLLMHPAAKAQGNADAVIGKWMSDNGRLIVEIYKSGNKYYGKINWLYIQTDPKTGKPRTDIENPDASKRNVPLIGLVVLKNFEFKDGFWQNGTVYNSQNGKTYDCEFWMEGKNKLVLRGYWGFVYHTEYWTRKE, encoded by the coding sequence ATGAAATTGTTTATCACTTCCCTATTCTTTTTATTAATGCATCCAGCTGCCAAAGCGCAGGGAAATGCAGATGCCGTAATTGGAAAATGGATGTCTGATAATGGCCGTCTGATCGTGGAAATTTATAAATCGGGAAATAAATATTACGGTAAAATAAACTGGTTATATATACAAACCGATCCCAAAACAGGAAAACCGAGAACGGATATAGAAAATCCGGATGCTTCTAAAAGAAATGTTCCGCTTATAGGATTAGTTGTATTAAAAAACTTTGAATTTAAAGACGGATTCTGGCAAAACGGAACCGTTTATAACTCACAAAACGGAAAGACCTATGATTGTGAATTCTGGATGGAAGGAAAAAATAAACTGGTGCTTCGGGGATATTGGGGATTTGTTTATCACACGGAATACTGGACGAGAAAAGAATAA
- the serS gene encoding serine--tRNA ligase has protein sequence MLDINYLRTNTETAKKRLAKRNKFDIQLIDTILLLDDDRKKIQTDLDNILAEINSTSKEIGKLMAQGKNEDAETKKFMIADLKIKTSALEETHTSTTEKIKEILLTLPNLPQEIVPAGLNPEENVEIKKGGDVPKFNFEPVPHWELTTTYNLIDFELGNKITGSGFPVYIGKGAKLQRALISFFLDRATDAGYTEYIPPLMINEASGFGTGQLPDKEGQMYHAVEDNYFLIPTAEVPITNIYRDVIVKEDELPIKMTAYTPCFRREAGSYGKDVRGLNRLHQFDKVEIVQIAHPDQSDLLLEKMVKHVEDIIISLQLPYRILRLCGGDMGFSSAITYDFEVYSAAQKRWLEVSSVSNFETFQSNRMKCRYKDAADGKNKLVHTLNGSALALPRIVAALLENNQTENGINMPEVLHKYTGFSSISK, from the coding sequence ATGTTAGATATAAATTACCTGAGGACGAATACCGAAACTGCGAAAAAACGACTTGCAAAAAGAAATAAATTTGATATACAGTTAATCGATACCATTTTATTATTGGATGACGACAGAAAAAAAATTCAGACCGATCTGGATAATATCCTTGCGGAAATAAACAGTACCTCCAAAGAAATCGGAAAATTGATGGCACAGGGTAAAAACGAAGATGCGGAGACAAAGAAATTTATGATCGCAGATCTGAAAATAAAAACCTCAGCTCTGGAGGAAACTCATACAAGCACAACGGAAAAAATTAAAGAGATCTTATTAACTCTCCCCAATCTTCCGCAAGAAATTGTTCCTGCAGGATTAAATCCCGAAGAAAATGTAGAAATAAAAAAAGGTGGAGATGTTCCTAAATTTAATTTTGAACCTGTTCCGCATTGGGAACTCACCACTACATATAATTTAATTGATTTTGAATTAGGAAATAAAATTACGGGAAGTGGATTTCCGGTTTATATCGGAAAGGGTGCAAAATTGCAACGTGCATTAATTTCGTTCTTTCTGGATCGCGCAACAGATGCGGGTTACACAGAATATATTCCTCCATTAATGATTAATGAAGCATCCGGTTTTGGAACAGGACAATTGCCCGATAAAGAAGGACAGATGTATCATGCCGTGGAGGATAATTATTTTTTAATTCCCACTGCAGAAGTTCCCATAACAAATATTTATCGGGATGTAATTGTGAAGGAAGATGAATTACCAATTAAAATGACGGCGTACACTCCATGTTTCAGAAGAGAAGCTGGAAGTTATGGAAAAGATGTACGAGGATTAAATCGTTTGCATCAGTTTGATAAAGTGGAGATAGTACAAATTGCACATCCCGATCAATCGGATTTATTATTGGAGAAAATGGTAAAACATGTGGAAGATATTATTATCTCCTTACAATTACCTTATCGAATTTTAAGATTGTGTGGAGGCGATATGGGATTTTCTTCCGCAATTACTTATGACTTCGAAGTATATTCAGCTGCACAAAAAAGATGGTTGGAAGTAAGTTCTGTTTCCAACTTCGAAACCTTTCAATCCAACAGAATGAAATGCAGGTATAAAGATGCTGCAGATGGTAAAAATAAATTGGTGCATACCTTAAATGGAAGTGCCCTGGCGTTACCAAGGATAGTTGCAGCCCTGTTGGAAAACAATCAAACGGAAAATGGCATCAATATGCCGGAGGTATTGCATAAGTATACGGGTTTTAGCTCCATTTCTAAGTAA
- the rho gene encoding transcription termination factor Rho, with protein sequence MYTEAQLNDMLVPELREIADPFHIPNYKKMGKSELVGAIVDAQISSEADKKDRKRILRPRKKKDTPVDSEVSDKFSNPQLSFEEDLPVEEPKKEEPVEKQQVDQVNESVEPPVKEEMQMPQYPKKNREGRFNIDLDGAVPGEGVLEMMPDGYGFLRSADYNYLTSPDDIYVSPSQIKLFGLKTGDWVAGFIRPPKEGEKYFALLRVETINGRDPKEIRDRVPFDYLTPLFPDEKLNLVYSATDYSTRVIDLFTPIGKGQRGMIVAQPKVGKTFLLKSIANAIAQNHPEIYLIVLLIDERPEEVTDMERSVNAEVVASTFDEPADKHVKVSSIVLQKAKRMVECGQDVVILLDSITRLARAHNTVAPSSGKVLSGGVEANAMQKPKQFFGAARNIENGGSLTILATALIDTGSKMDEVIFEEFKGTGNMELQLDRKLFNKRIFPSVDVTASSTRRDDLLHEKDVLKRIWVLRNHLADMNTEESMQFILQNMRGTRSNEEFLATMNG encoded by the coding sequence ATGTATACTGAAGCACAGTTGAACGATATGCTCGTTCCTGAACTGAGAGAGATCGCTGATCCATTCCATATTCCGAATTACAAAAAAATGGGCAAGAGCGAATTAGTGGGTGCTATTGTTGATGCACAAATTTCGTCTGAAGCAGATAAAAAAGACCGCAAACGCATTCTTCGTCCGCGCAAGAAAAAGGATACTCCTGTTGATAGTGAAGTTTCCGATAAATTCAGCAATCCGCAATTATCCTTTGAGGAAGACCTTCCTGTGGAAGAACCGAAAAAAGAGGAACCTGTAGAAAAACAACAGGTTGACCAGGTAAATGAATCGGTGGAACCTCCAGTTAAAGAGGAAATGCAGATGCCGCAATATCCTAAAAAGAACCGTGAAGGCAGATTTAATATCGACCTCGACGGCGCTGTTCCGGGTGAAGGTGTTTTGGAAATGATGCCCGATGGATATGGTTTTTTGCGAAGTGCCGATTATAATTATCTCACTTCTCCCGATGATATTTATGTTTCTCCCTCACAAATAAAACTTTTTGGATTAAAGACCGGCGACTGGGTTGCAGGTTTTATCCGCCCTCCGAAAGAAGGGGAAAAATACTTCGCATTATTACGCGTGGAAACCATTAACGGCCGCGATCCTAAAGAAATCCGCGACCGTGTGCCTTTCGATTATTTAACTCCGTTATTTCCGGATGAAAAACTGAATCTGGTTTATAGCGCAACAGATTATTCAACACGTGTAATTGATCTTTTTACTCCCATAGGAAAAGGTCAGCGCGGAATGATAGTAGCGCAACCAAAAGTGGGTAAAACATTTTTGTTGAAGTCGATCGCCAATGCCATTGCACAAAATCACCCTGAAATATATCTCATCGTTCTATTAATTGATGAGCGCCCGGAAGAGGTTACAGATATGGAACGCAGTGTAAATGCCGAAGTTGTGGCAAGTACATTTGATGAGCCGGCTGATAAACACGTAAAGGTTTCGAGTATTGTTTTACAAAAGGCAAAACGTATGGTGGAATGCGGACAGGATGTTGTTATCCTGCTCGATTCGATAACGCGTCTTGCACGAGCGCATAATACGGTGGCTCCTTCCTCAGGTAAAGTATTATCGGGTGGTGTGGAAGCTAATGCGATGCAAAAACCGAAACAGTTTTTTGGTGCTGCACGTAATATTGAGAACGGAGGTTCATTAACAATTTTAGCAACTGCTTTAATTGATACTGGAAGTAAAATGGATGAGGTAATTTTTGAGGAATTTAAAGGTACCGGTAATATGGAACTTCAGCTCGACAGAAAATTATTCAACAAACGTATATTCCCAAGTGTGGATGTTACCGCCAGTTCAACTCGTCGCGATGATCTTTTACATGAAAAAGATGTTTTGAAACGTATCTGGGTATTAAGAAATCATCTTGCAGATATGAATACCGAAGAAAGCATGCAATTTATTTTACAAAACATGCGCGGAACCAGAAGCAATGAAGAGTTTTTGGCAACGATGAACGGATAA
- a CDS encoding YwbE family protein: MDNTIRSKIKIGALVNIVLKEDQRSGKLTEGIVKDILTSSPTHHHGIKVRLEDGQVGRVKEIVD; encoded by the coding sequence ATGGATAATACCATAAGATCAAAAATAAAAATTGGCGCCTTAGTAAATATCGTCTTAAAAGAAGATCAGCGAAGCGGAAAATTAACGGAGGGAATTGTTAAAGACATTCTCACCAGCTCTCCCACACATCATCATGGAATTAAAGTGAGATTGGAAGATGGACAAGTAGGAAGGGTGAAGGAAATAGTTGATTAG
- a CDS encoding RNA-binding protein — protein MIKVGEYNYLTAIRSTPQGVYLDDEETGILLPIKQVPKGIKEGDVVNVFIYHDSENRLIATTETPKGILGDIVELTVLSVTPSGAYLDFGLIKDLFLHKSQMAGPVEVGEKHWVKIILDDNGRLAATENLKMDAGNSEISVKEHETVELIILKETDLGYNVLINKKHLGLLHFSDIFKHVMVGDKLEGHIKKIRMDNKIDVAEGKHGYERIESELDKVIRLLEESNGFLPFHDKSDPEDIYAYFSMSKKTFKQVVGSLYKQRIITIEKDGIKLV, from the coding sequence ATGATAAAAGTAGGGGAATATAATTATTTAACGGCTATTCGTTCAACTCCACAAGGTGTATATTTAGACGATGAGGAAACGGGAATTTTACTTCCTATAAAACAAGTTCCCAAGGGAATTAAGGAAGGAGATGTTGTAAATGTTTTTATTTATCACGATAGTGAAAACAGATTAATTGCAACCACCGAAACTCCTAAAGGAATATTGGGAGATATTGTTGAGCTTACGGTTTTAAGTGTCACCCCTTCAGGTGCATACCTCGATTTTGGATTAATAAAAGATCTTTTTTTACATAAATCGCAAATGGCAGGCCCGGTGGAAGTTGGTGAAAAACATTGGGTAAAAATTATTCTCGACGATAATGGAAGACTTGCTGCCACCGAAAATTTAAAAATGGATGCGGGAAATTCAGAAATTTCAGTAAAGGAACATGAAACGGTGGAGCTTATTATTTTAAAAGAAACTGATCTTGGATATAATGTATTGATCAATAAAAAACATTTAGGTTTATTACACTTCAGCGATATTTTTAAACATGTAATGGTTGGTGATAAATTGGAAGGTCACATCAAAAAGATCCGTATGGATAATAAAATTGATGTTGCAGAAGGAAAACATGGTTACGAAAGAATTGAATCAGAACTCGATAAGGTAATTCGTTTATTGGAAGAGAGTAATGGTTTCCTCCCCTTCCACGATAAAAGTGATCCCGAAGATATTTATGCCTATTTCAGTATGAGTAAAAAAACCTTTAAACAAGTGGTTGGGAGTTTATATAAACAGCGGATTATTACGATTGAAAAGGATGGGATTAAATTAGTTTAG
- a CDS encoding S41 family peptidase, producing MQKQIITYSFLLVLTTLLFSCEKVFFVEEPADDPEAIFENFWKAYNENYSVFEERNVNWQELYDINRPLINANTTDDELHAIITNMLAPLNDGHVQFIADDRKVFYSNIYYNNRIDDSLFNLNVVKTNYLDAGFTSEDAFTYGTINGEIAYVFLPYIADNMPVLEDVLDDYASAKGLIVDLRHNSGGDFTWALSFLKRLTDQKRLVFTSRTKNGPGINDYTDWYDWYLEPGGKYYDKPVVLLTDRYTISAGERTTMMFMQLPNVTIIGDTTNAAHSTLVTGQLANGWYYSLSTQEVKLPDGISYEGIGLAPDIYIKNDLVELQNGIDKVLDEAISKF from the coding sequence ATGCAAAAACAAATAATTACATATTCATTTCTTCTGGTTTTAACAACCTTGTTATTTTCTTGTGAAAAAGTATTTTTCGTGGAAGAACCCGCTGATGATCCCGAAGCAATTTTTGAGAATTTCTGGAAGGCTTATAATGAAAACTATTCTGTATTCGAAGAACGCAATGTAAACTGGCAGGAATTATATGACATTAATCGCCCACTGATAAATGCCAATACCACCGATGACGAATTGCATGCAATAATTACAAATATGCTGGCTCCGCTTAATGATGGACATGTGCAATTTATTGCTGATGACAGAAAGGTGTTTTATTCCAATATTTATTACAATAATAGAATTGATGACAGTTTATTCAATTTGAATGTTGTTAAAACAAATTATCTGGATGCCGGATTCACCTCAGAAGATGCATTTACCTATGGCACCATAAATGGCGAGATCGCTTATGTGTTTTTGCCCTATATAGCTGATAATATGCCTGTGTTGGAGGATGTTTTAGATGATTATGCCTCTGCAAAAGGATTAATAGTGGATCTCCGGCATAACAGTGGTGGCGATTTTACCTGGGCACTTTCTTTTCTGAAAAGATTAACCGACCAAAAAAGATTGGTATTCACCTCACGCACAAAAAATGGTCCCGGCATTAATGATTATACCGATTGGTATGATTGGTATCTGGAACCCGGAGGAAAATATTATGATAAGCCTGTAGTTTTACTCACCGACAGATATACCATAAGTGCAGGCGAAAGAACAACGATGATGTTCATGCAATTGCCGAATGTTACTATAATAGGCGATACAACAAATGCGGCACATTCTACTTTGGTAACGGGACAACTGGCAAATGGCTGGTATTATTCCCTGAGTACACAGGAAGTTAAATTACCTGATGGAATTTCTTATGAAGGCATTGGACTCGCACCTGATATTTATATAAAAAATGATCTGGTAGAATTACAAAATGGAATTGATAAGGTTTTGGATGAGGCAATTTCTAAATTCTGA
- a CDS encoding DUF3817 domain-containing protein: MQKPWYKTEIGRFRTVAICEGISFLVLLFIAMPLKYIANMPMAVEIVGWAHGALFVLYMFTGLDAKLALNWSIKKTLIAVFASIIPFGPFILDKKLLQSEMEKV; the protein is encoded by the coding sequence ATGCAAAAACCTTGGTATAAAACAGAGATCGGCAGATTCAGAACGGTTGCAATATGTGAGGGTATCTCCTTTTTGGTATTGTTATTTATAGCCATGCCCCTTAAATATATCGCAAATATGCCCATGGCTGTCGAGATAGTGGGCTGGGCGCACGGAGCCTTATTTGTGTTATATATGTTTACGGGATTAGACGCAAAGTTGGCACTAAATTGGAGCATAAAAAAAACTTTAATAGCCGTTTTTGCATCCATTATTCCCTTCGGACCATTTATTTTGGATAAAAAATTGCTGCAATCAGAAATGGAAAAAGTATAA